In one Limosilactobacillus oris genomic region, the following are encoded:
- a CDS encoding mucin-binding protein — protein sequence MISKNNHQFYQQKNVEKKQRWGLRKLSVGVASVLLGTTFMLHSNHAVSADTIASGATPSTTTSTGNTGTGGQTYPLQPSGDSNATTDNGKDQKVTSPQPALVQKNVTPTASTDAVADYTPATPTTDKAGVTTGVYNNPLVTSSDWIKMTHGDAIGYYTAKGKDGKTYVTGYVAAKGNSQSIFNVDQIDLNSLEFHLLYHNGDKEVSSGLWFSFADGKTLKVDTSRLGSDGIQLKSSQQGQSYKWAIHGVGDGGNYYNSWAEYLKAHNNVGDQATEISMTWVALKPDDTIEFVIPVKYTGQLSATTPSLTFAPHINDYGNGFTQNWSTLYFTTVKKDLSEVKQVVLLPTEFMGEQSGESDWKLVKEISKDMPNGWDAFKISNFPTYKGSFNMDSLPKGDLPSVVYGTAQYFIDLSKIQEIFANHGYTVKYATNNGKAQEMPFYAYSTIPLAKRVDDDKPVSNDPSIWVIHVQAVPAIILDKDQHYVADPNAKPWDPTSMIDEIYAADDAGQQRKTRDQLEKLPKTDVDISYEYQAPGAATAVAVDKVDLTKAGVYTVTYSHTYANNQVVKDSRKVYVYDVKKDITRTIIVHAPNGTDQTVKQTATLTREVIRDATTGEIKSVGKWSTAKWEAYSAPKFEGYTPDKAQVDETTVNENTPDTTVEISYTANETPAQPDHSKDKDKDQGQKPQTPASNENGKHDQATGENTQPSGSTTKTEAPVTANKVAKKLPQTGEKENQLGLLGVVLAALGVFGFGWKKREHE from the coding sequence ATGATTTCTAAAAATAATCATCAATTTTACCAACAGAAGAATGTTGAAAAGAAGCAACGTTGGGGATTACGGAAGTTATCTGTAGGAGTAGCATCAGTATTGTTGGGGACAACTTTTATGCTACATAGCAACCATGCGGTATCAGCCGATACTATTGCTAGTGGTGCAACACCAAGTACCACGACTTCAACGGGCAATACGGGTACTGGAGGTCAAACATATCCGTTGCAGCCTAGTGGAGATAGTAACGCTACAACCGATAACGGCAAGGATCAAAAGGTAACTTCGCCTCAGCCTGCTCTAGTACAAAAAAATGTTACTCCGACTGCATCAACTGATGCAGTAGCTGATTACACACCGGCAACTCCGACTACTGATAAAGCAGGGGTGACTACAGGAGTTTACAACAACCCACTGGTTACATCTTCCGACTGGATTAAAATGACACATGGTGATGCTATTGGTTACTACACTGCTAAAGGCAAAGATGGTAAAACATATGTAACAGGATATGTGGCTGCCAAAGGTAATTCACAATCAATCTTTAATGTCGACCAAATTGATTTAAATAGCTTAGAATTCCACTTGCTTTATCACAATGGTGACAAAGAAGTTAGCTCCGGACTTTGGTTTAGCTTTGCTGATGGTAAGACATTGAAAGTGGATACTAGTCGTCTTGGTTCCGACGGTATTCAATTAAAGAGTAGTCAGCAAGGTCAGTCCTATAAATGGGCCATTCATGGAGTTGGTGACGGAGGCAACTATTATAATAGTTGGGCAGAATATCTCAAGGCTCACAACAATGTAGGAGACCAGGCCACTGAGATTTCTATGACATGGGTTGCTCTCAAGCCAGATGATACGATTGAATTCGTTATCCCAGTTAAGTATACCGGTCAGCTGTCTGCCACAACCCCATCCTTAACTTTCGCTCCACATATTAACGACTATGGTAATGGTTTCACTCAAAACTGGTCAACTCTTTACTTTACAACTGTGAAGAAGGACTTAAGTGAGGTTAAGCAGGTAGTCTTGCTTCCGACTGAGTTCATGGGGGAACAATCTGGTGAATCAGACTGGAAGCTCGTTAAGGAAATTTCCAAAGATATGCCAAATGGGTGGGATGCCTTTAAAATTAGCAACTTCCCAACCTATAAGGGATCATTCAATATGGATTCACTACCAAAAGGGGACTTACCATCGGTTGTTTATGGCACTGCGCAATACTTTATTGACCTAAGCAAAATTCAAGAAATTTTTGCTAACCATGGTTACACGGTCAAGTATGCTACCAACAACGGTAAAGCTCAGGAAATGCCATTCTATGCATACTCCACCATACCACTGGCAAAACGTGTTGATGATGATAAACCTGTCTCTAATGACCCATCTATCTGGGTAATCCACGTCCAAGCTGTGCCTGCTATTATTTTAGATAAGGATCAACACTATGTGGCAGATCCGAATGCTAAGCCATGGGACCCCACTTCAATGATTGATGAGATTTATGCTGCTGATGACGCAGGGCAACAGCGGAAGACGCGCGATCAACTAGAAAAGTTACCAAAGACGGACGTGGATATTAGTTATGAATACCAAGCTCCAGGGGCTGCTACGGCCGTTGCGGTTGATAAGGTCGATTTGACTAAGGCGGGGGTATACACTGTCACTTACAGTCATACTTATGCTAATAATCAAGTAGTTAAGGATAGTCGCAAGGTTTATGTCTATGATGTTAAGAAGGACATTACTCGAACAATTATTGTCCACGCGCCAAACGGAACTGACCAAACAGTTAAACAAACAGCAACATTGACACGGGAAGTGATTCGTGATGCAACTACTGGGGAAATCAAATCTGTGGGTAAATGGTCTACTGCTAAGTGGGAAGCATACTCAGCTCCAAAATTTGAGGGTTATACTCCAGACAAAGCTCAAGTTGATGAAACTACTGTGAACGAGAACACTCCGGATACAACTGTTGAGATTAGCTATACAGCTAATGAGACCCCAGCTCAACCAGATCACAGCAAGGACAAAGATAAGGATCAAGGACAAAAACCACAGACTCCAGCCTCAAATGAGAATGGAAAGCATGACCAAGCAACTGGTGAAAATACTCAGCCTAGTGGTTCAACCACTAAGACTGAGGCGCCAGTTACTGCTAATAAAGTAGCTAAGAAGCTTCCACAAACTGGTGAAAAAGAAAACCAACTTGGGCTCTTAGGTGTTGTACTTGCAGCTCTTGGGGTCTTTGGCTTCGGTTGGAAGAAGCGGGAACATGAATAG
- a CDS encoding GNAT family N-acetyltransferase codes for MNNQITLAYLDHDDLDALQVVSVVSFYESFIDGADPLDMQEYLQTQLTTEILAVELAQSTSKFIGIKDHQILVGYMKVNDEKDAIEIQRLYLLKDYQNKGLGQRLLDEANRYAKTKQKRYLRLAVYEKNHAAIRFYERYGFKKIGIKHFLLGKQDRICPILEKEI; via the coding sequence ATGAACAATCAAATCACACTAGCGTATTTAGATCATGATGATCTAGATGCTTTACAAGTTGTAAGTGTTGTCAGTTTTTATGAATCGTTTATCGATGGCGCAGATCCACTTGATATGCAAGAATATTTACAGACACAATTGACAACTGAAATATTGGCAGTAGAATTGGCACAGTCAACCAGTAAATTTATTGGTATTAAGGATCATCAAATACTCGTTGGTTATATGAAAGTCAATGATGAAAAAGATGCTATAGAGATTCAACGGCTCTATCTGCTCAAAGATTATCAAAACAAAGGGTTAGGGCAACGGTTACTCGATGAAGCGAATCGTTATGCTAAAACTAAACAAAAACGTTATTTACGTTTGGCTGTTTATGAAAAAAATCATGCAGCTATTCGTTTTTATGAACGTTATGGATTTAAAAAAATCGGGATCAAACATTTTCTTTTAGGAAAACAAGATCGTATTTGTCCGATTTTAGAAAAAGAAATCTAA
- a CDS encoding IS30 family transposase, with protein MGTTILSFQHRVVIETLHNKGRSLRYIANYLGFSKTTIFNELHRLNSEYQAELAQTDFEQKVSQRGRKSSLTKNLKHLIEEKIQTQKWSPEQVAHVVGIAYKTVYNWIDQKWLDVQLSDLPDHGIRRHRAKEKRGTFSHGRSIEERPHKIETRQEFGHFEADTVLSGKRKGQAVATFVERKSRLTIVKRLHGRDSQSMTQAVLELASQLQGKLKTLTVDHGKEFANYQAIEQLTGTPVYFAHAYLPHERGSNENRNRVLRRFIPKGQAIEELSDHKLVQINWYLNSRPLKCLNWHTPIEIFLLNLRH; from the coding sequence ATGGGCACCACTATTTTATCATTCCAGCACCGCGTTGTCATTGAAACGCTTCATAATAAAGGACGTTCCTTGCGATACATCGCTAACTACTTAGGCTTTAGTAAGACCACCATCTTTAACGAACTTCACCGGCTAAATAGTGAGTACCAGGCTGAGCTAGCGCAAACTGACTTTGAACAAAAGGTTAGTCAACGGGGGCGGAAGTCTTCGCTCACTAAAAACCTTAAACACTTGATTGAGGAAAAGATTCAAACCCAGAAATGGTCCCCTGAACAAGTTGCCCATGTGGTTGGGATTGCCTACAAGACGGTTTATAACTGGATTGATCAAAAATGGCTTGATGTGCAGTTATCTGATTTGCCTGATCATGGAATACGTCGCCATCGCGCTAAAGAAAAGCGTGGTACGTTCAGTCACGGCCGCTCAATTGAGGAGCGTCCTCATAAAATCGAAACTCGACAGGAATTCGGCCACTTTGAAGCTGATACCGTACTTTCTGGCAAACGTAAAGGTCAAGCTGTAGCTACTTTTGTGGAGCGTAAGAGTCGCCTGACAATTGTTAAACGGCTCCATGGTCGCGACAGTCAGTCTATGACTCAAGCCGTACTTGAACTAGCTAGTCAACTTCAAGGCAAGCTCAAAACGCTTACCGTAGACCATGGTAAAGAGTTCGCTAACTACCAGGCAATTGAGCAGCTAACTGGTACTCCGGTTTATTTTGCCCATGCTTATTTACCACATGAACGCGGTAGTAATGAGAACCGTAACCGAGTTTTACGGCGCTTTATTCCCAAAGGCCAAGCTATTGAAGAGTTAAGCGATCACAAGCTAGTTCAAATTAATTGGTATCTGAATTCCCGACCACTTAAATGTCTTAACTGGCATACACCAATCGAGATCTTCTTGCTTAATTTACGTCATTAA
- a CDS encoding amino acid permease produces the protein MNKQQRMKRSLKSRHIQLMALGGTIGTGLFLGSGKAIRMAGPAILLAYLITGIVCFGIMRALGELLMANLKYRSFMEAIRDYLGNRISFITGWAYWACWLALAMAEITAIGLYIQIWLPDLPQWVPGLITLLIFLCLNLITVNIFGEIEFWFALIKIVAILVLIAVGIFMMIIQFRSRGGYVASPGNLVAYNGFFATGWKGFVMSFQMVVFAFVGIEMVGVTAAEAEKPRQVIPKAINGIPIRILLFYIGALAVIMCIYPWNRLSPTNSPFVLVFRDAGLRGAASVVNFVVITAAASACNSSIYTTGRMLAELTSNAHRPAIRSLSRLSKHRVPARAVAFSTAVIALAAVLNLTMPGEVFTLVSSIATTSFLFIWAAIIGAHLRFIKLHPTDRQFKMPGAPFTDWLVLVFLAFVMVVLCFEKQTLIALLFTLAWFAVLGVASLSQPARTKIK, from the coding sequence ATGAATAAGCAACAGCGGATGAAGAGGAGTCTCAAGAGTCGGCACATTCAGTTGATGGCGCTGGGCGGAACAATTGGGACCGGACTGTTCCTGGGATCTGGAAAGGCTATTCGGATGGCAGGCCCGGCGATCCTGTTAGCCTACCTAATTACGGGGATTGTCTGCTTTGGCATTATGCGGGCCCTAGGGGAGCTATTGATGGCAAACCTCAAATACCGTTCCTTTATGGAAGCAATTCGGGACTACCTGGGCAACCGGATCAGTTTTATTACTGGTTGGGCCTATTGGGCGTGCTGGCTGGCACTGGCAATGGCTGAAATCACAGCAATTGGGCTTTACATTCAAATCTGGCTGCCCGACCTTCCCCAATGGGTTCCTGGGCTGATTACGCTCCTGATTTTTCTCTGCCTCAACCTGATTACCGTTAATATATTTGGTGAAATTGAGTTCTGGTTTGCCTTGATTAAGATTGTCGCTATCCTGGTCTTGATTGCTGTGGGGATTTTTATGATGATCATTCAGTTCCGCTCCCGGGGAGGCTACGTGGCGTCGCCGGGAAACCTGGTCGCCTATAACGGCTTCTTTGCGACCGGGTGGAAGGGGTTCGTAATGTCCTTTCAGATGGTTGTCTTCGCCTTTGTTGGGATTGAAATGGTGGGGGTCACAGCGGCAGAAGCGGAAAAGCCGCGCCAGGTAATTCCAAAGGCCATCAACGGTATTCCCATCCGGATCCTGCTCTTTTATATCGGTGCGTTGGCGGTAATTATGTGTATTTACCCTTGGAACCGGCTGTCGCCAACTAACAGCCCCTTTGTCCTGGTCTTTCGTGATGCGGGTTTACGTGGGGCAGCGAGCGTGGTTAACTTTGTGGTAATTACCGCGGCAGCATCCGCCTGCAACAGTTCCATTTACACCACCGGCCGGATGCTGGCGGAGCTGACGTCTAACGCTCACCGGCCGGCAATTCGGAGCCTTTCCCGCCTCTCAAAGCACCGGGTACCGGCCCGGGCCGTGGCTTTTTCCACGGCGGTCATCGCCCTAGCAGCGGTGCTTAACTTAACGATGCCAGGGGAAGTCTTCACCCTGGTTTCCAGTATTGCAACGACCAGCTTTCTTTTTATCTGGGCAGCGATTATTGGTGCCCACCTGCGCTTTATCAAGCTGCACCCGACCGACCGGCAGTTCAAGATGCCGGGGGCTCCGTTTACGGACTGGCTGGTCCTGGTATTTCTCGCCTTTGTGATGGTCGTGTTGTGTTTTGAAAAGCAGACGCTGATTGCGTTGCTCTTTACCCTGGCCTGGTTTGCCGTTTTGGGGGTAGCCTCGCTAAGTCAGCCGGCCCGGACAAAAATTAAATAA